A window of Etheostoma spectabile isolate EspeVRDwgs_2016 chromosome 18, UIUC_Espe_1.0, whole genome shotgun sequence contains these coding sequences:
- the LOC116706649 gene encoding melanocortin-2 receptor accessory protein 2A — translation MSDFNNRSQTSTRRSDYVWQYEYYDDEEPVSFEGLKAHRYSIVIGFWVGLAVFVIFMFFVLTLLTKTGAPHQENPDSAEKRHPPSSCLVDIHAPQDENDKAFCRPLLTESRSYFHFYINEEDQRQGKQKPEDESLGKHKWARAQQRTRGTSSSGMDEMEEDVEEAEGHQPLRGQMEESKADRECSFFSQFNIPNFVNLEQSSTLGEDDLLYEPSVVQECQSHSQDAHRDIH, via the exons ATGTCCGACTTTAACAACCGGAGCCAAACCAGCACACGTCGCAGTGACTACGTGTGGCAGTATGAATATTATGACGACGAGGAGCCCGTGTCTTTTGAGGGACTCAAAGCGCACAGAT ACTCCATCGTTATCGGCTTCTGGGTTGGACTTGCTGTGTTTGTCATTTTCATGTTCTTTGTGCTCACACTGCTCACAAAAACAGGAGCGCCGCATCAAGA AAACCCAGACTCTGCTGAAAAGCGGCATCCACCAAGCAGCTGTCTAGTAGACATCCACGCTCCCCAGGATGAAAATGACAAAGCCTTCTGTCGTCCATTGCTAACAGAGTCTcgttcttattttcatttctacATTAACGAGGAGGATCAGCGTCAGGGGAAGCAAAAACCAGAGGACGAGAGTCTTGGAAAGCACAAATGGGCACGAGCCCAGCAGCGGACCAGAGGTACCAGCTCCTCTGGGATGGACGAAATGGAAGAGGATGTTGAGGAAGCTGAGGGACACCAACCTCTCAGGGGACAAATGGAGGAGAGTAAGGCAGACAGAGAATGTTCCTTCTTTTCCCAATTCAACATCCCTAACTTTGTGAACTTGGAGCAAAGTTCAACACTTGGAGAGGATGATCTGCTATATGAGCCCTCTGTCGTACAGGAGTGCCAGTCTCACTCTCAGGATGCTCACCGTGACATCCACTGA
- the ripply2 gene encoding protein ripply2 — MGTFTTKVGLTSVFNGDNGTQQSGRLWRPWTGTEDTTGAHKAHSIHEELSAAELPKAPQFIHPVKLYWPKSRWFDYLYHEAEMLLRNYPVQATICPYEDSSSDEDSDDEEEEIGKELN; from the exons ATGGGGACTTTCACTACTAAAGTTGGATTAACTTCTGTTTTCAATGGAGACAATGGGACTCAGCAGTCCGGTCGTTTGTGGAGACCATGGACAGGAACAGAGGACACAACTGGGGCACACAAG GCTCACTCTATTCACGAAGAGCTTTCTGCTGCAGAACTCCCCAAAGCTCCTCAGTTCATTCACCCAGTGAA GTTGTACTGGCCGAAATCGAGATGGTTCGATTATCTATATCACGAAGCAGAAATGCTCCTGCGCAACTATCCTGTCCAAGCGACCATCTGCCCGTACGAAGACTCGAGCAGCGATGAAGACAgcgatgatgaagaggaggagataGGAAAGGAGCTGAACTAA